One Dictyoglomus thermophilum H-6-12 DNA window includes the following coding sequences:
- the asnS gene encoding asparagine--tRNA ligase translates to MSAPWVYIEDIPKIQEGEIEVRGWLFNKRSSGKIVFLIIRDGTGYIQGVATLDNFTQDQLESLEKIPIESSLIVVGDLKKEPRAPGGYELLLKSVNVVSYSEEYPIQKKDHSIDFLLERRHLWIRSRKQNAILRIRSEVVKAIRDFLDEKGFVLIDAPILTPSACEGTTTLFELDYFDLGKAYLSQSGQLYMEAACMAFGKVYCFGPAFRAEKSKTRRHLTEFWMVEPEMAFWDWQDNMRLQEELVSYIVQRVLEKRKRELEILERDTKPLEKVVPPFPRITYREAIEILKRNGQNVEYGDDFGGDEETIISSQFDRPVFIHHYPAKIKPFYMQPDPENPEEVLNNDLLAPEGYGEIIGGSQRIHDLKLLEKKLEEYNLPKEAFEWYLDLRRYGSVPHSGFGLGIERTVAWICGLKHVREAIPFPRMIYRIYP, encoded by the coding sequence ATGTCAGCTCCTTGGGTTTATATTGAGGATATACCAAAGATTCAAGAGGGAGAAATTGAGGTAAGAGGTTGGCTTTTCAACAAAAGATCTAGTGGCAAAATTGTTTTTCTTATAATAAGAGATGGTACAGGTTATATTCAAGGTGTGGCTACTTTAGACAATTTTACTCAGGACCAGTTAGAGAGTTTAGAAAAAATACCTATTGAATCTTCCTTGATTGTGGTTGGAGATTTGAAGAAAGAGCCTAGAGCTCCTGGTGGATATGAATTATTGCTTAAGAGTGTTAATGTGGTTTCTTATTCCGAGGAGTATCCTATTCAAAAAAAGGATCATTCTATAGATTTTCTTCTTGAAAGAAGACATCTTTGGATTAGGTCTCGTAAGCAGAATGCTATTTTAAGAATAAGGAGCGAAGTAGTTAAGGCTATTAGAGATTTTTTAGATGAAAAAGGATTTGTTTTAATAGATGCTCCCATACTTACTCCCTCTGCTTGTGAGGGTACTACTACTTTGTTTGAACTTGACTATTTTGATCTTGGTAAGGCATATCTTTCTCAAAGTGGGCAGTTATATATGGAAGCAGCTTGTATGGCCTTTGGAAAAGTATACTGCTTTGGGCCTGCTTTCAGGGCTGAGAAATCAAAGACAAGAAGACATTTGACTGAGTTTTGGATGGTAGAACCTGAAATGGCTTTTTGGGATTGGCAAGATAATATGAGACTTCAAGAAGAATTGGTAAGTTATATAGTGCAAAGAGTTTTAGAAAAAAGAAAAAGAGAACTAGAGATTTTAGAGAGGGATACGAAACCTCTTGAAAAAGTTGTCCCTCCTTTCCCAAGAATAACCTATAGAGAAGCTATAGAAATTCTTAAGCGGAATGGACAAAATGTAGAGTATGGGGATGATTTTGGAGGTGATGAAGAAACCATAATATCAAGCCAATTTGATAGGCCTGTATTTATTCATCATTATCCTGCTAAGATAAAGCCCTTTTATATGCAACCAGATCCAGAGAATCCTGAGGAAGTTTTGAATAACGACTTATTAGCTCCTGAGGGTTATGGAGAAATAATTGGAGGTAGTCAGAGAATTCATGACTTAAAACTTTTGGAGAAAAAATTGGAAGAATATAACTTGCCCAAAGAAGCTTTTGAATGGTATTTAGATTTAAGGAGATACGGTAGTGTTCCTCATTCAGGATTTGGTCTTGGAATTGAGAGAACTGTAGCTTGGATATGTGGGTTAAAACATGTAAGAGAAGCAATTCCTTTCCCACGAATGATATACAGAATCTATCCTTAA
- a CDS encoding amidohydrolase: MRILIEDVNILIDDKIVENKNILIENDIIKQISDSKSFERIDYIIDGKNKIALPGLVNTHTHLAMTLFRGFADDLPLEEWLEEKIWPQEAKLTADDVYWGSLLGICEMIRGGTIAFSDMYFFMDEMAKAVAESGIKASLSVGMIGIAGDENETLNRGVSFAKNWHNAEDGRIRVMLGPHAPYTCPPSFLEKVIDKAIEMSLGIHTHLSETYLEVENIKNMYGLTPIRLMDRVGLFNVPVLAAHCVFVDDEEIEILSEKGVGVAHNPQSNLKLASGVAPVKKMLEKGVKVGLGTDGPASNNNLDMWEEIRLVATLHKGVERDPICVPARDALIMATKNGMEILGFENSGIIKEGYKADLILVDVNKPHFYPRHNLVSHLVYSASSSDVDTVIVDGRILMEKRELKTLDEEKIMYEAEKRAFELIKKS; this comes from the coding sequence ATGAGAATTTTGATTGAGGATGTTAATATCCTGATAGATGATAAAATTGTTGAAAATAAAAATATTCTCATTGAAAATGACATTATAAAACAGATTTCAGATAGCAAAAGTTTTGAAAGAATAGATTACATTATTGATGGAAAGAATAAAATAGCTTTACCTGGACTTGTTAATACTCATACTCATCTTGCTATGACCCTTTTTAGAGGATTTGCAGATGATCTTCCCCTTGAAGAATGGCTTGAGGAGAAAATTTGGCCTCAAGAGGCAAAGCTCACTGCCGATGATGTATACTGGGGTAGCCTTTTAGGTATATGTGAAATGATTAGGGGAGGGACTATTGCTTTTTCAGATATGTATTTCTTTATGGATGAGATGGCAAAAGCTGTAGCTGAAAGTGGAATAAAGGCCTCTTTGTCTGTTGGTATGATAGGTATAGCAGGTGATGAAAATGAAACATTGAATAGAGGGGTAAGTTTTGCTAAAAATTGGCATAATGCTGAAGATGGTAGGATTAGAGTAATGCTTGGACCGCACGCTCCTTATACTTGTCCTCCTTCTTTCTTGGAAAAAGTTATAGATAAAGCTATTGAGATGAGTTTAGGTATTCATACTCATCTTTCGGAGACTTATCTTGAGGTAGAAAATATAAAAAACATGTATGGATTAACTCCTATAAGACTTATGGATAGGGTTGGACTTTTTAATGTTCCTGTCCTTGCAGCTCATTGTGTCTTTGTGGATGATGAGGAAATAGAAATACTTTCTGAGAAAGGAGTAGGGGTGGCTCATAATCCTCAAAGTAATCTGAAGCTTGCATCAGGGGTTGCTCCTGTAAAAAAAATGTTGGAAAAAGGAGTAAAAGTAGGTCTTGGAACTGATGGGCCTGCTAGTAATAATAATTTAGATATGTGGGAAGAAATCAGATTAGTTGCTACGTTGCATAAAGGAGTAGAGAGAGATCCTATTTGTGTTCCTGCAAGGGATGCTTTAATTATGGCCACCAAAAATGGTATGGAGATTTTGGGGTTTGAGAATTCTGGGATTATTAAGGAAGGATATAAGGCGGATTTAATCCTTGTAGATGTTAATAAACCCCATTTTTATCCCAGGCATAATCTTGTTTCTCATTTAGTTTATTCTGCTTCTTCTTCGGATGTGGATACTGTAATAGTAGATGGTAGAATTTTGATGGAGAAAAGAGAATTAAAAACTCTCGATGAAGAGAAGATTATGTATGAGGCAGAAAAGAGAGCTTTTGAATTAATAAAAAAAAGTTAG
- a CDS encoding branched-chain amino acid ABC transporter permease, whose product MRKNVFIIIVLILLLILAKFSQGLNPYFYQVLIFWGINSILAMSLNLINGFTGQFSIGHAGFMAAGGYLSAALTVYHGDKIIKLLSFMPESISKNIVFFIFLIIGGLFSALLGVIIGIPTLRLKGDYLAIATLGFGEIIRVIIYNMDVVGGARGFPGIPQLTNSVWVMFWAFICFITLYRIINSSHGRAIISIREDETASEAMGVNTTYYKVLAFSIGAFFAGIAGGLFGHYLMLLHPASFTFMRSVEVLLMIVLGGLGSLTGSIIGAFVLTVLPEALRGFSGLRLVIYSLTLIILMLIRPTGLMGNREISFGNIMSIVKKLNRRTGNIK is encoded by the coding sequence ATGAGAAAGAATGTTTTTATCATAATTGTACTTATATTATTGCTTATCCTTGCTAAGTTTAGTCAAGGACTTAACCCTTATTTTTATCAAGTACTCATTTTTTGGGGAATTAATTCTATACTCGCTATGAGCTTGAACCTTATTAATGGTTTTACGGGACAGTTCTCCATAGGACATGCAGGTTTTATGGCAGCAGGTGGATATTTATCGGCTGCCTTAACGGTTTATCATGGGGATAAGATTATAAAACTTCTGAGTTTTATGCCAGAAAGTATTAGTAAAAATATAGTTTTCTTTATTTTTCTTATTATCGGGGGGCTTTTTTCGGCATTATTAGGAGTAATAATTGGAATTCCTACTTTAAGATTAAAAGGAGATTATCTTGCTATTGCGACTTTAGGATTTGGAGAGATAATAAGGGTAATAATCTATAATATGGATGTGGTGGGAGGAGCAAGAGGATTTCCAGGTATTCCTCAGCTTACTAATAGTGTTTGGGTGATGTTTTGGGCTTTTATTTGCTTTATTACTCTATATAGGATTATAAATTCCTCTCATGGTCGTGCCATAATCTCTATTAGAGAGGATGAAACTGCATCTGAAGCAATGGGAGTAAATACAACATATTATAAGGTTCTTGCCTTTTCTATAGGTGCATTTTTTGCTGGCATAGCAGGAGGACTTTTTGGACATTATTTAATGCTTCTTCATCCTGCGAGTTTTACCTTTATGAGGTCAGTAGAGGTTTTACTCATGATAGTTCTTGGAGGCCTTGGAAGTTTAACAGGCTCTATTATAGGAGCCTTTGTTTTGACCGTTCTTCCCGAAGCTCTAAGAGGTTTTTCTGGACTAAGACTGGTTATCTATTCTTTGACTTTGATCATCTTGATGCTTATTAGACCAACGGGTCTTATGGGAAATAGAGAAATATCTTTTGGAAATATTATGAGTATTGTAAAAAAACTGAATAGAAGGACAGGGAATATAAAATGA
- the mtnA gene encoding S-methyl-5-thioribose-1-phosphate isomerase yields the protein MRPIEWKNNILYILDQTKLPWKEDYVLCFKYQQVIDAIKKMKVRGAPIIGVVAAYGIALAAIKYTGSNLVDYVHEVMGEFAVSRPTAVNLFFAIERMANVVNTNRNLSPSELKILLLEEAKKIEEEEREKSIAISNFGIEILPDNAKVLTHCNTGSLATIGPGTALGVIKEGWRKGKISHVYFTETRPLLQGARLTGWELAKENIPATMITDNMVGYVLSKKLVDLVIVGADRITLRGDVANKIGTYSIAILAHYHNIPFYVAAPVSSFDFNLEEGMEIPIEERDSEEVLSFANKKITAEGILALNPAFDVTPAELISGIITDKGIIYPPLKENIKKLKEELRL from the coding sequence ATGAGACCAATTGAGTGGAAAAATAATATTTTATATATCTTAGATCAAACAAAACTTCCTTGGAAGGAAGACTATGTTCTCTGTTTTAAGTATCAACAAGTTATAGATGCAATTAAAAAGATGAAGGTTAGGGGTGCTCCAATAATTGGAGTTGTGGCAGCTTATGGTATTGCATTGGCTGCTATAAAATACACTGGTTCGAATTTAGTAGATTATGTTCATGAAGTAATGGGAGAATTTGCAGTATCAAGACCTACAGCAGTAAATCTTTTCTTTGCTATTGAGAGAATGGCAAATGTGGTTAATACTAATAGAAATTTGTCTCCCTCTGAGTTGAAAATCTTACTTTTAGAAGAGGCTAAAAAGATAGAGGAAGAAGAAAGAGAAAAATCCATAGCAATCTCAAATTTTGGGATTGAGATATTACCAGACAATGCAAAAGTTCTTACTCATTGTAATACGGGAAGTCTTGCAACAATTGGACCTGGTACAGCTCTTGGAGTTATTAAAGAAGGGTGGAGAAAGGGTAAGATATCTCATGTATATTTCACTGAGACAAGACCTCTTCTTCAAGGTGCAAGACTTACAGGTTGGGAGCTTGCTAAAGAAAATATTCCTGCGACAATGATAACTGATAATATGGTAGGTTATGTTTTATCTAAAAAGCTTGTGGATTTGGTAATTGTAGGAGCTGATAGAATTACCTTAAGGGGAGATGTGGCGAATAAAATAGGGACCTACTCTATTGCTATTCTTGCTCACTATCATAATATTCCCTTCTACGTTGCTGCACCGGTTTCTAGTTTTGATTTCAATCTTGAAGAAGGGATGGAAATCCCCATTGAAGAAAGAGATTCAGAAGAAGTTTTGTCTTTTGCAAATAAGAAAATAACTGCTGAAGGCATTTTAGCCTTAAATCCTGCCTTTGATGTTACACCAGCCGAATTAATTTCAGGTATTATTACTGATAAAGGTATAATTTATCCTCCACTAAAAGAGAATATTAAAAAATTGAAGGAGGAACTTAGATTATGA
- a CDS encoding ABC transporter substrate-binding protein produces the protein MKRFVKILIIALVIFSLFVLPLQAAGTIKIGGIFPITGPVATFGISCANGAKMAVEEANAKGGVLGSKIELIIEDDQYKLEEAANAARKLIERDKVVAIVGGVTSSEALTIGPIAQSSKVVLVTGTATNPKVTQVGDFIFRVCFLDDFQGEVMANFAYKNLKAKTAAVLTAVTSDYSKGLADAFKKKFTAIGGKIVADESYSEGDTDFRAQLTKIKALKPDFVFVPGYYSDVAPILNQARELGITVPFGGGDGWDSPELLKQAAKAAEGCFYSNHFTPDAKDLLVQTFVKNYTKKYGMAPDALAALKYDAMKFLLEGIKKAGSADPVKIKEALASMKTFRGVTGSMTFDANRNPIKSAFILQIKDGKVVYYTTVKP, from the coding sequence ATGAAGCGTTTTGTTAAAATTTTGATCATAGCTCTGGTAATCTTTTCTCTTTTTGTTCTTCCACTACAAGCTGCAGGTACAATTAAGATCGGAGGAATATTCCCAATTACAGGACCAGTTGCAACTTTTGGCATTTCCTGTGCTAATGGAGCTAAAATGGCTGTAGAGGAGGCAAACGCTAAAGGAGGAGTATTAGGAAGCAAGATAGAACTTATTATTGAAGACGATCAGTATAAGCTTGAAGAAGCAGCAAACGCAGCAAGGAAGTTAATAGAGAGAGATAAAGTTGTGGCTATCGTTGGTGGTGTCACAAGTTCTGAGGCTCTCACTATTGGTCCAATAGCTCAAAGTTCTAAGGTTGTGCTTGTAACAGGTACTGCTACAAACCCTAAGGTTACTCAGGTAGGAGATTTTATTTTCAGAGTCTGCTTCTTAGATGATTTCCAAGGTGAAGTAATGGCTAATTTTGCTTATAAAAACTTAAAGGCAAAAACAGCAGCAGTACTTACTGCTGTAACTAGTGACTATAGTAAAGGACTTGCTGATGCTTTTAAGAAAAAATTTACTGCTATTGGTGGAAAGATTGTAGCAGATGAATCTTATTCTGAAGGAGATACTGATTTTAGGGCTCAGCTTACCAAGATTAAAGCTTTGAAACCTGATTTTGTTTTTGTGCCGGGATATTATTCTGATGTGGCTCCTATTTTGAACCAGGCAAGAGAGCTCGGTATTACAGTACCCTTTGGTGGTGGTGATGGTTGGGATTCTCCAGAGCTTTTAAAACAAGCAGCAAAAGCAGCTGAAGGATGTTTCTATTCTAACCATTTCACTCCTGATGCAAAAGATCTTTTGGTTCAAACTTTTGTGAAGAATTACACCAAAAAGTACGGAATGGCTCCAGATGCTCTTGCAGCACTGAAGTATGATGCTATGAAGTTCTTATTGGAAGGTATCAAGAAGGCAGGAAGTGCTGATCCTGTAAAGATTAAAGAAGCTTTAGCCTCTATGAAGACTTTCAGAGGCGTAACTGGAAGTATGACCTTTGATGCTAATAGGAATCCTATTAAGAGTGCATTTATACTCCAGATTAAGGATGGGAAGGTAGTCTACTACACTACTGTGAAACCTTAG
- a CDS encoding CBS and ACT domain-containing protein, which yields MLVRMRMTRNPISVSPDTSILEAWKIMQNSQIRRLLVRDKGKLVGIVTERDLRSVSPSQATSLSIFEINYLLEKLKVKDAMTPNPITVDADAPIEEAALIMRDNKISALPVIENGEVVGIITESDIFRAFIEMLGDGKKGLRYTLRIKNTPGEIAHIVDLIAKENINIMSMATFPAEDTEEYGYLVLRLETENLTFVNEIFRKNNITVVHIRKI from the coding sequence ATGCTTGTTAGAATGAGAATGACGAGGAATCCTATAAGTGTTTCTCCAGATACCTCTATATTAGAAGCTTGGAAAATTATGCAAAATTCTCAGATAAGAAGATTACTTGTTAGGGATAAAGGAAAGCTTGTAGGCATTGTGACAGAAAGAGATTTAAGGTCGGTTTCTCCATCTCAAGCTACGTCTTTAAGTATTTTTGAGATAAATTACCTTTTAGAAAAATTGAAAGTAAAAGATGCCATGACTCCCAATCCCATCACTGTAGATGCTGATGCTCCTATTGAAGAGGCAGCTTTAATAATGAGAGATAACAAGATAAGTGCTTTACCTGTTATTGAAAATGGGGAAGTGGTTGGAATAATAACTGAAAGCGATATTTTCAGGGCTTTTATTGAAATGTTAGGTGATGGGAAGAAGGGATTAAGATACACTTTAAGAATAAAAAATACTCCTGGAGAGATTGCCCATATTGTGGATCTTATAGCAAAGGAAAACATAAATATAATGAGTATGGCAACTTTTCCTGCAGAAGATACGGAAGAGTATGGCTATTTGGTGCTTCGTTTAGAAACAGAGAATCTTACCTTTGTAAATGAGATATTCAGAAAAAATAATATAACAGTAGTACATATACGCAAAATTTAA
- a CDS encoding zinc dependent phospholipase C family protein, whose protein sequence is MRGKLTIQKRNFIIFFLVLVLFFNPILGWSAKTHQKIAKEALYSLPKEYQRKLSPYLDELLEGSVAPDRIYKDFNNHVFHVHGDKGKGPEEVREKYLEIISLIQEGKSWRLVAFQLGVLSHYIADLNNPLHTDSSKREDEFHSKYEKDADVINPKIKSELIYIKYPASYILDSIFSANRFYKDIEKAYLSGDKFRDVSKITQEQIDKAALDTASYFYSALTRGSRGTSLIDLIYDLIDYFLYIIKVSLKI, encoded by the coding sequence ATGAGAGGGAAATTAACAATTCAAAAAAGAAATTTTATAATATTCTTTCTTGTTTTAGTACTGTTTTTTAATCCTATATTGGGATGGTCCGCTAAAACTCATCAAAAAATTGCCAAAGAAGCCCTATATTCTTTACCAAAGGAATATCAAAGAAAGCTTTCTCCTTACTTAGATGAACTTCTAGAGGGCAGTGTTGCTCCAGATAGGATATATAAAGATTTCAATAATCACGTATTTCATGTGCATGGGGATAAGGGTAAGGGCCCAGAAGAAGTGAGGGAGAAATATTTAGAGATAATTAGTTTGATTCAGGAAGGAAAATCTTGGAGGCTCGTTGCTTTTCAATTGGGAGTTCTTTCTCATTATATTGCTGATTTGAATAATCCACTCCACACTGATTCCAGTAAGAGAGAGGACGAGTTTCATAGTAAGTATGAAAAAGATGCTGACGTTATAAATCCTAAGATTAAATCAGAATTGATTTACATTAAATATCCTGCAAGTTATATTCTAGACTCTATATTTAGTGCAAATCGCTTTTATAAGGATATAGAGAAGGCTTATTTAAGTGGAGATAAATTTAGAGACGTATCAAAAATAACTCAAGAACAGATAGACAAGGCAGCTTTAGATACTGCTTCATATTTTTATAGTGCCCTCACAAGAGGTAGTAGGGGTACAAGTTTGATAGATTTGATTTATGATTTAATTGACTACTTTCTCTATATTATAAAGGTTAGTCTTAAAATTTAA
- a CDS encoding ABC transporter ATP-binding protein, producing MKVLEVKNLSCAFGGLMAVSDLSFDLYKNEILGIIGPNGAGKTTVFNLITGFYLPLKGEIIFNGKNIVGLKPYQITRLGIARTFQNPRLFKKLSVIENVMIAMHKVYNAHLSDALFLNKRYYKEESLQREKAEEILDFFGLYRRKDDFAENLPYGEQRKLEIARALATNPSLLLLDEPAAGMNLNESLELVDLIATIRDKFGVTILLIEHHMEVVMNICKRIIVLDFGMKIAEGDPEKVRNDPRVIEAYLGKEVKGVIH from the coding sequence ATGAAGGTTCTTGAGGTAAAAAATCTTTCTTGTGCCTTTGGTGGATTAATGGCAGTATCAGATTTATCTTTTGATCTTTATAAGAATGAGATATTAGGAATCATAGGCCCAAATGGTGCGGGAAAGACCACAGTTTTTAACTTGATAACTGGTTTTTATCTTCCTCTAAAAGGAGAGATAATATTTAACGGCAAAAATATAGTTGGTTTGAAACCTTATCAGATTACTAGGTTAGGTATTGCAAGAACTTTCCAAAATCCTAGATTGTTTAAGAAACTCTCTGTGATAGAGAATGTAATGATAGCTATGCATAAAGTGTATAATGCTCATCTTTCCGATGCTCTCTTTCTAAATAAAAGGTATTATAAGGAAGAAAGTCTTCAGAGAGAGAAAGCAGAGGAAATTCTTGACTTTTTTGGACTATATAGAAGAAAGGATGACTTTGCAGAAAATCTGCCCTATGGCGAGCAGAGAAAACTGGAAATTGCAAGGGCATTAGCGACAAATCCTTCCCTTCTCCTTCTCGATGAGCCTGCTGCAGGGATGAATTTAAATGAGTCTTTAGAGTTGGTAGATTTGATAGCAACTATTAGAGATAAATTTGGAGTGACTATTTTGTTGATAGAGCATCATATGGAAGTGGTTATGAATATATGTAAAAGGATTATTGTTTTAGACTTTGGTATGAAGATAGCAGAGGGAGATCCTGAAAAAGTAAGAAATGATCCTCGTGTAATTGAGGCTTATTTAGGTAAGGAGGTAAAAGGTGTTATCCATTAG
- a CDS encoding branched-chain amino acid ABC transporter permease — protein MLENILQQIINGISLGSIYALIALGYTMVYGILRLINFAHGDIYMLGAFIGFFALGSWDMPFAIGLIVAMLLTAIIGILVEKLAYKPLRNAPRISLLITAIGVSFLLENIMVLLVGATPRAFPQKIPTEVYLIGNIIVTNKQIIILSVSIFLMLFLQFVVNKTKIGRAMRAVSQDKEMAQMLGVNIDNVISFTFALGSALAAAGGVLVGMYFNKIEPYMGIMPGLKAFVAAVLGGIGIIPGAMLGGFIMGIAEVLVSAFISSTIRDAIAFIILIVILLVKPTGILGKYMREKV, from the coding sequence ATGCTTGAGAACATATTACAACAAATTATAAATGGTATATCTTTGGGTAGTATATATGCTCTAATAGCCTTAGGTTACACTATGGTATATGGAATACTAAGGCTGATAAATTTTGCTCATGGAGATATCTATATGCTTGGGGCTTTTATTGGGTTCTTTGCCCTTGGAAGCTGGGATATGCCTTTTGCTATTGGTTTGATTGTTGCTATGTTGTTAACTGCGATCATTGGTATTTTAGTAGAAAAATTAGCTTATAAACCTTTAAGAAATGCACCAAGAATTTCTCTTTTGATAACTGCAATAGGAGTATCTTTTCTGCTCGAAAACATTATGGTTCTTTTAGTAGGAGCAACACCAAGGGCTTTTCCTCAGAAAATTCCCACAGAAGTTTATCTTATAGGCAATATTATCGTTACAAATAAGCAGATCATTATTCTTTCTGTCTCTATTTTTCTTATGCTATTTTTACAGTTTGTTGTTAACAAGACTAAAATTGGTAGAGCTATGAGGGCTGTTTCTCAAGATAAGGAAATGGCGCAAATGCTTGGTGTAAACATAGATAATGTGATAAGTTTTACCTTTGCTTTAGGGTCTGCTCTTGCTGCTGCAGGTGGGGTTTTGGTAGGAATGTATTTTAATAAGATTGAACCTTATATGGGGATTATGCCAGGATTAAAGGCTTTTGTGGCTGCGGTTTTAGGTGGTATTGGAATTATTCCAGGGGCTATGCTTGGAGGATTTATAATGGGAATTGCTGAGGTTTTGGTGTCAGCTTTTATATCTTCTACCATAAGAGATGCAATTGCTTTTATAATATTGATTGTTATACTTTTAGTTAAGCCTACAGGAATATTAGGAAAGTATATGAGGGAAAAAGTATAA
- the mtnP gene encoding S-methyl-5'-thioadenosine phosphorylase: MRIAIIGGTGVYDPKFLENPEEIKVSTPYGEVKLLKGIYQGEEVGFLARHGSGHTVPPHRINYKANMWALKSLGVERILSTTAVGSLKLNLAPGDLVILDQFIDFTKGRIHTFYDGDDDKVVHIDFTTPYCPELRSILYETSKELGIKVHPFGTYICTEGPRFETPAEIKMYSFFGDVVGMTKVPEVVLARELEMCYASVSIVTNYAAGISQAPLTYSEVLEVMAQNIEKVRKLFAMVIPRIPKERRCTCKDALKEYRDKGVL, translated from the coding sequence ATGAGAATTGCCATAATTGGTGGGACAGGAGTTTATGATCCTAAATTTTTAGAAAATCCTGAAGAAATAAAAGTTTCAACTCCTTACGGAGAAGTAAAGCTTTTGAAAGGAATATATCAAGGAGAAGAAGTTGGCTTCTTGGCGAGACATGGATCAGGTCATACGGTGCCACCTCATAGAATAAACTATAAGGCGAATATGTGGGCTCTGAAAAGTCTTGGGGTAGAAAGGATATTATCAACTACTGCAGTGGGAAGTCTAAAACTTAATTTGGCTCCTGGTGATTTGGTAATTCTTGATCAGTTTATTGACTTTACAAAGGGTAGAATTCACACATTTTATGATGGTGACGATGATAAGGTGGTACATATAGATTTCACAACTCCTTATTGTCCTGAATTGAGAAGCATTTTATATGAAACCTCAAAAGAGCTTGGTATTAAGGTTCATCCTTTTGGTACTTATATATGTACCGAAGGTCCTCGTTTTGAAACACCTGCAGAGATCAAAATGTATTCTTTTTTTGGTGACGTAGTGGGTATGACTAAAGTGCCCGAGGTAGTTCTTGCAAGAGAGCTTGAGATGTGTTATGCTTCTGTTTCTATTGTGACTAATTATGCTGCTGGTATATCGCAGGCACCTTTGACTTATAGTGAAGTACTAGAAGTTATGGCACAAAATATTGAAAAGGTAAGAAAACTATTTGCCATGGTTATTCCTCGGATTCCTAAAGAGCGAAGATGTACATGTAAAGATGCACTAAAAGAATATAGAGATAAGGGAGTATTATGA
- a CDS encoding ABC transporter ATP-binding protein, translating to MLSIRDLHVYYGGIKALQGIDIDVKEGEVVALIGANGAGKTTTLRSIFRLTPIVKGDIFFYEINLTKIPTHRIASLGIAHVPEGRRVFPDMTVKENLEMGAFLVKDKTTIKNNFDFVYSLFPRLKEREKQLAGTLSGGEQQMLAIGRALMSNARLLLLDEPSMGLAPLLVQEIFSVLRKINEEKRTLLLVEQNANMAFSIAHRVYVMETGRIVLSGTTQEVASNDAIKKAYLGG from the coding sequence GTGTTATCCATTAGAGATCTTCATGTTTATTATGGTGGGATAAAAGCTCTTCAGGGAATAGATATCGATGTAAAAGAGGGAGAGGTTGTAGCTCTTATAGGAGCAAATGGTGCAGGAAAAACTACAACCTTGAGATCTATATTTCGCCTTACCCCCATTGTAAAGGGAGATATTTTCTTTTATGAGATAAATTTAACTAAAATTCCAACTCATAGGATAGCATCTCTTGGAATAGCTCATGTACCTGAAGGAAGAAGAGTTTTTCCTGATATGACCGTTAAGGAAAATTTGGAAATGGGTGCTTTTTTGGTAAAGGATAAAACTACGATAAAAAATAATTTTGACTTTGTATATTCCTTATTTCCAAGGCTTAAAGAAAGAGAAAAGCAACTTGCTGGGACATTGAGTGGTGGCGAGCAACAGATGCTTGCTATAGGAAGGGCATTGATGTCTAACGCAAGGCTTTTACTTTTAGATGAGCCTTCGATGGGACTTGCTCCTCTTCTTGTTCAAGAAATCTTTTCGGTTTTAAGGAAAATAAATGAGGAAAAAAGAACTTTACTTTTAGTTGAGCAAAATGCTAATATGGCTTTTTCAATAGCTCATAGGGTTTATGTTATGGAAACTGGTAGAATAGTGCTTTCTGGTACTACGCAAGAAGTTGCTAGTAATGATGCTATTAAGAAGGCTTATTTAGGAGGTTGA